In the genome of Palaemon carinicauda isolate YSFRI2023 chromosome 13, ASM3689809v2, whole genome shotgun sequence, one region contains:
- the LOC137651635 gene encoding uncharacterized protein: MAAETGVPCTGRIKEIQESAEPESSSKDTDLMRFMPYLFTSPNIPYRKGIGSREFITDVLTIIYNKKAFANFIDLEKTFKLARSPAILFALVEKRVKGRLLFWTRNYMQNREARVRFQGKTSKFIPLENKVPQGDMLNTYLFNLLMENLVTLDLPNGVEIFIYAMTYV, encoded by the exons ATGGCTGCGGAAACTGGTGTACCCTGTACCGG ccgcatcaaggaAATACAAGAATCAGCTGAACCAGAAAGCTCTTCTAAAGATACAGATCTGATGAGGTTCATGCCCTACTTGTTCACATCACCAAACATTCCTTACAG GAAAGGCATAGGCTCTCGAGAATTTATAACCGATGTTCTCACAATAATATACAACAAAAAAGCCTTTGCCAACTTTATCGACCTCGAGAAAACTTTCAAGCTAGCTAGATCCCCAGCTATCCTCTTtgcacttgttgaaaaaagagtgaaaggacgtCTACTGTTCTGGACTCGGAACTACATgcagaaccgagaagccagagtccgCTTTCAAGGAAAAACCTCCAAATTCATCCCTCTAGAAAATAAAGTGCCACAAGGGGACATGCTAAACACCTACCTGTTCaacctacttatggagaatcttgttactctagacctcccaaacggagtggaaatcttcatatacgcgATGACATATGTATAa